A section of the Candidatus Latescibacterota bacterium genome encodes:
- a CDS encoding O-antigen ligase family protein has product MYRVVFQKPSLWKRFGGLISFDPTLLVAGFVGILMGLAFFGGNWMQVLVVSLVPFILYAVVKNTMAMFLVWIGTSPILTNFVRIDMGAGIPDITVDRVASLLLLMALVFQVALKMRTLRRMAPVEWVMLAIFLVLLPGVARAREPVAAGQLIYDQILTPFIAFFLAKNLLTSEREIRALVLTLGIVTLYCAVLGFQEHFTEYSFFTDNNKLTWQQEGMADRIQGPFNSPQVLGTVMVGGIVFFFYLMVNARSLSRRLLSLGILVIYSVAIYWTYRRSVWMGYGATLIFLSVLDRRFRKPVMIAMLLGTTVFLLNLKTIEESQVFQERMANSRTVNDRYIVWLTSYEIARRFPVFGTGFGWFSFYYDKYFTFYGNTVSTPYAHGITSPHNSYIRLWVEGGVVLVVPYLLMLVFMVRRMLQLLSGRLVHPTTGTMEVMVLMGMAITQYVQALTTDMLFHAEYPTIMMFMIAGVLFQDCTRVPKRGHAPALGRGLQTP; this is encoded by the coding sequence ATGTACCGCGTCGTCTTCCAGAAGCCCTCGCTGTGGAAGCGCTTCGGCGGCCTGATCTCCTTCGATCCCACCTTGCTGGTCGCCGGTTTCGTGGGGATCCTCATGGGGTTGGCCTTCTTCGGCGGCAACTGGATGCAGGTGCTCGTCGTCAGCCTGGTGCCCTTCATCCTCTACGCCGTCGTCAAGAACACCATGGCGATGTTCCTGGTCTGGATCGGCACCTCGCCGATCCTCACCAACTTCGTCCGCATCGACATGGGCGCCGGCATTCCGGACATCACCGTGGACCGCGTGGCCTCGCTGCTCCTTCTCATGGCGCTCGTCTTCCAGGTCGCCCTGAAGATGCGGACGCTGCGCCGCATGGCGCCGGTGGAGTGGGTGATGCTCGCGATCTTCCTCGTGCTGTTGCCGGGCGTCGCGCGCGCGCGGGAGCCGGTGGCGGCCGGCCAGCTCATCTACGACCAGATCCTCACGCCCTTCATCGCCTTCTTCCTGGCGAAGAACCTCCTGACCTCGGAACGGGAGATCCGCGCCCTCGTGCTGACGCTGGGCATCGTGACGCTCTACTGCGCCGTGCTTGGCTTCCAGGAGCACTTCACCGAGTACAGCTTCTTCACGGACAACAACAAGCTGACCTGGCAGCAGGAGGGGATGGCCGACCGCATCCAGGGCCCCTTCAACTCGCCCCAGGTGCTGGGGACGGTCATGGTCGGGGGCATCGTCTTCTTCTTCTACCTCATGGTGAACGCGCGCTCGCTCTCCCGGCGGCTGCTGTCCCTGGGCATCCTGGTCATCTATTCGGTCGCGATCTACTGGACCTATCGCCGCTCGGTGTGGATGGGCTACGGGGCGACGCTCATCTTCCTCAGCGTGCTGGACCGGCGCTTCCGCAAGCCGGTGATGATCGCGATGCTCCTGGGCACCACGGTGTTCTTGCTGAACCTCAAGACCATCGAGGAGTCGCAGGTCTTCCAGGAGCGCATGGCGAACTCGCGCACGGTGAACGACCGCTACATCGTCTGGCTGACGTCCTACGAGATCGCCCGCCGCTTCCCTGTCTTCGGCACGGGCTTCGGCTGGTTCAGCTTCTACTATGACAAGTACTTCACCTTCTACGGCAACACCGTGAGCACGCCTTACGCGCACGGCATCACCTCGCCGCACAACTCGTACATCCGCCTCTGGGTGGAGGGCGGCGTCGTGCTGGTCGTGCCCTACCTGCTGATGCTCGTGTTCATGGTGCGGCGAATGCTGCAGCTCCTCTCGGGACGGCTCGTCCATCCCACCACGGGGACGATGGAGGTGATGGTCCTCATGGGGATGGCCATCACCCAGTACGTGCAGGCCCTGACCACGGACATGCTCTTTCACGCCGAGTACCCGACGATCATGATGTTCATGATCGCGGGCGTCCTGTTCCAGGATTGCACGAGGGTGCCGAAGCGCGGCCATGCGCCCGCCCTCGGCCGCGGCCTGCAGACCCCGTGA
- a CDS encoding Gfo/Idh/MocA family oxidoreductase: protein MISIGVVGAGYWGPNLIRNFVNQSGAQVTRVSDLSRERLQHMERLYPFLDTTQDYRELIEDPGLDAIVIATPVTSHAKIAREAIEAGKHIFVEKPLTNSAEDSLQLVKLARERGLAGMVGHTFIYSPAVLKIKELLDSGELGEVYYMSSTRVNLGLFQEDINVVWDLAPHDLSIFNFLLGAEPERVQGVGHSYIQPGIEDVAFLTYGFPGGRLAHVHVSWLDPNKIRRITVVGSKKMLVYDDTSNVEKIRVYDKGVDVHRHYDTFGEFQLAYRFGDIHIPKLDDGEPLKAETAHFLECIRQGVPCQSGLEHGHQVVCALEAGCTSIREGGRRVEIDYNLSKAI, encoded by the coding sequence ATGATCAGCATCGGTGTCGTGGGGGCGGGCTACTGGGGCCCCAATCTCATCCGGAACTTCGTGAATCAGAGCGGCGCCCAGGTGACGCGCGTCAGCGACCTGTCCCGCGAGCGGCTTCAGCACATGGAGCGGCTCTACCCCTTCCTCGACACCACGCAGGACTACCGCGAGCTGATCGAGGACCCGGGCCTGGACGCCATCGTGATCGCGACGCCGGTGACCAGCCACGCCAAGATCGCGCGCGAGGCGATCGAGGCCGGCAAGCACATCTTCGTCGAGAAGCCCCTCACCAACAGCGCCGAGGACAGCCTGCAGCTGGTGAAGCTCGCGCGCGAACGGGGGCTGGCCGGGATGGTGGGGCACACGTTCATCTATTCGCCCGCCGTGCTCAAGATCAAGGAGCTGCTCGACTCCGGCGAGCTGGGCGAGGTCTACTACATGAGCTCGACGCGCGTGAACCTGGGGCTCTTCCAGGAGGACATCAACGTGGTCTGGGACCTCGCGCCCCACGACCTGTCGATCTTCAACTTCCTGCTGGGCGCGGAGCCGGAGCGGGTGCAGGGCGTCGGGCACAGCTACATCCAGCCCGGCATCGAGGACGTCGCCTTCCTCACCTACGGCTTCCCCGGCGGACGTCTCGCCCACGTGCACGTGAGCTGGCTGGATCCGAACAAGATCCGGCGCATCACCGTGGTGGGCTCGAAGAAGATGCTCGTCTACGACGACACGTCGAACGTGGAGAAGATCCGCGTCTACGACAAGGGCGTCGACGTGCACCGCCACTACGACACCTTCGGCGAGTTCCAGCTGGCCTATCGCTTCGGCGACATCCACATCCCCAAGCTGGACGACGGCGAGCCTCTCAAGGCCGAGACCGCCCACTTCCTCGAGTGCATCCGCCAGGGGGTGCCCTGCCAGTCAGGACTCGAGCACGGGCATCAGGTCGTCTGCGCGCTGGAGGCCGGGTGCACGTCCATTCGCGAGGGTGGACGCCGCGTCGAAATCGACTACAATCTGTCGAAGGCGATCTGA
- a CDS encoding glycosyltransferase family 39 protein gives MTTALGQSSTRWGGHWPLACALLLGVVLRLYHLTASGFWVDEIITLDAVRVVREVSAGHLLRDLHGPLYTAALALGAEALSGERLRLISALAGALAVLPVHAWARRVSGERSAALVAWLAALSPFAVWYSQELRNYSFVLLLAASCLWAAERWRERGTPRWGDFALFVGIAWLGLLANLTFALLLLGLAVALLVAVPGRRRRQAAWLGLAALLLALLSLPWIRSFVETMAPQRLVLDVPGWRDAPLRGAPSFSPMALPYTFYALLMGFSWGPSLGELHGSLGAALGRHSLALGVAGLVLAPLMVLGFARQTRSRRWEIVAILAVCLGLATALALKNFKVYNVRYVSMVWPLLLLLLADGILALRPRRWRQLATALVLGLFAGSLAQYYWNPAYAKEDVRGAARRLAAEAEAVPVVVAVVGAPFDYYFRGNVPTAQLWPGMRSDDIRAKVAALGEPARLKLVSARDWEWGGSEALLRAFTGYREVGSATLRGVRIYTLEKRP, from the coding sequence TTGACGACAGCACTCGGGCAATCCTCCACCCGCTGGGGCGGGCACTGGCCACTGGCCTGCGCCCTGCTGCTGGGCGTGGTGTTGCGTCTCTACCACCTGACGGCCTCGGGCTTCTGGGTGGACGAGATCATCACGCTGGATGCCGTGCGCGTCGTGCGCGAGGTCAGCGCGGGCCATCTGCTGCGGGACCTGCACGGTCCGCTCTACACGGCCGCACTGGCGCTGGGCGCGGAGGCGCTCAGCGGCGAGCGGCTGCGGCTGATCTCGGCCCTGGCGGGCGCGCTGGCCGTGCTGCCGGTCCACGCCTGGGCGCGTCGCGTCTCCGGGGAGCGAAGCGCCGCGCTCGTGGCCTGGCTGGCCGCCCTCAGCCCCTTCGCGGTCTGGTACAGCCAGGAGCTGCGGAACTACAGCTTCGTCCTCCTGCTGGCGGCGAGCTGCCTCTGGGCGGCGGAGCGCTGGCGGGAGCGGGGGACCCCGCGCTGGGGGGACTTCGCGCTCTTCGTCGGCATCGCCTGGCTCGGGCTGCTGGCCAACCTGACCTTTGCGCTGCTGCTCCTCGGCCTGGCCGTGGCCCTGCTGGTGGCGGTCCCGGGGCGGCGGCGGCGACAGGCCGCCTGGCTGGGTCTGGCGGCGCTGCTGCTGGCCCTGCTCAGCCTGCCCTGGATCCGCAGCTTCGTGGAGACCATGGCGCCGCAGCGGCTGGTGCTGGACGTCCCCGGCTGGAGAGACGCCCCCCTGCGCGGCGCGCCGTCGTTCTCGCCCATGGCGCTGCCCTACACCTTCTACGCGCTGCTCATGGGCTTCAGCTGGGGACCGTCGCTGGGCGAGCTCCACGGCAGCCTGGGCGCGGCGCTGGGCCGGCATTCCCTGGCGCTGGGGGTGGCCGGGCTGGTGCTGGCGCCGCTGATGGTGCTGGGCTTTGCCCGCCAGACGCGGAGCCGGCGCTGGGAAATCGTGGCGATTCTCGCGGTCTGCCTGGGGCTCGCCACGGCGCTGGCGCTGAAGAACTTTAAGGTTTACAACGTGCGCTACGTGAGTATGGTTTGGCCGCTTCTCCTCCTGCTGCTGGCGGATGGAATCCTGGCCCTGCGCCCACGGCGATGGCGCCAGCTGGCGACGGCCCTCGTTCTCGGGCTGTTCGCCGGCTCCCTCGCCCAGTACTACTGGAATCCCGCCTACGCGAAGGAAGACGTTCGGGGCGCGGCGCGCCGCCTGGCGGCCGAGGCCGAGGCCGTGCCCGTCGTGGTGGCCGTGGTGGGGGCGCCTTTCGACTACTATTTCAGGGGTAACGTGCCCACGGCGCAGCTGTGGCCGGGCATGCGAAGCGACGATATCCGCGCCAAGGTCGCCGCGCTCGGCGAGCCCGCACGGCTCAAGCTGGTCAGCGCGCGGGACTGGGAGTGGGGCGGCAGCGAGGCCCTGCTGCGCGCGTTCACCGGCTATCGCGAGGTCGGCAGCGCAACATTGCGTGGTGTAAGGATTTACACACTGGAGAAGCGGCCGTGA
- a CDS encoding glycosyltransferase family 4 protein: protein MRLAILAPGASPAFLPESRQGVGGAERQLASLARGLVARGHDVDVLVAAGPALDPERPRIVDGVRLWPSFPAGGLPVFKLIHPKGTALAAFLRRRGSELLLQRGASELTGLGRAVTGLLGLPFVFASASDSDFVPGRELLPHPQDRVLFRQGVARADAIVLQSARQRLALRRAQGREGYVLRSFMGGPLPPRPALPGGRAVLWGGNLRPVKRPEWLLALADALPDQRFIVFGGVVAGQERYAAPIQRALNARANVDYRGAVAPEALPGIVAECGVLLITSITEGFPNTLLEAWSGGLEVVSTVDPDRLLAERGLGLVGRTLGELQAGLKAAAAAGEVEKDARRRRAWEHLRQEHDSAALLEKWEGVLQGAIREVRGSTSTVAASGGPQESPGLLPFR from the coding sequence GTGAGACTCGCGATCCTGGCCCCGGGCGCGTCGCCCGCCTTCCTGCCCGAATCCCGGCAAGGCGTGGGCGGCGCGGAGCGCCAGCTCGCGTCCCTCGCCAGGGGGCTCGTCGCCCGCGGTCACGACGTGGACGTGCTGGTGGCCGCCGGCCCGGCCCTGGATCCCGAGCGGCCGCGGATCGTCGACGGCGTTCGCCTCTGGCCGAGCTTTCCCGCGGGCGGCCTGCCCGTCTTCAAGCTGATCCACCCCAAGGGGACCGCGCTCGCGGCCTTCCTGCGGCGCCGCGGCAGCGAGCTGCTGTTGCAGCGGGGGGCGTCGGAACTGACGGGCCTGGGGCGCGCGGTCACGGGCCTGCTCGGGCTGCCCTTCGTCTTCGCGTCGGCCAGCGACAGCGACTTCGTCCCCGGGCGCGAACTGCTTCCGCATCCCCAGGACCGGGTGCTCTTCCGTCAGGGTGTGGCGCGGGCGGACGCCATCGTCCTGCAGTCGGCGCGGCAGCGTCTGGCCCTGCGCCGTGCGCAGGGACGGGAGGGTTACGTCCTGCGCTCGTTCATGGGGGGGCCGCTGCCGCCGCGGCCGGCGCTGCCCGGCGGGAGGGCCGTCCTCTGGGGCGGCAACCTGCGGCCCGTAAAGCGCCCCGAGTGGCTTCTCGCCCTCGCCGACGCCCTGCCCGACCAGCGCTTCATCGTCTTCGGGGGCGTGGTCGCCGGGCAGGAGCGCTATGCGGCGCCTATTCAGCGCGCCTTGAATGCGCGGGCGAACGTGGACTACCGGGGCGCGGTGGCGCCCGAGGCGCTGCCGGGGATCGTGGCCGAGTGCGGGGTCCTGCTCATCACGTCGATCACCGAGGGCTTTCCCAACACGCTGCTCGAGGCCTGGAGCGGAGGGCTCGAAGTGGTCTCCACGGTCGATCCGGACAGGCTGCTCGCCGAGCGTGGCCTGGGGCTCGTGGGGAGGACGCTGGGCGAGCTCCAGGCGGGGTTGAAGGCGGCGGCGGCGGCGGGCGAAGTGGAGAAGGACGCCCGCCGTCGGCGCGCCTGGGAGCACCTGCGGCAGGAGCATGATTCCGCAGCGCTCCTGGAGAAGTGGGAGGGCGTCTTGCAAGGGGCCATCCGCGAGGTCCGTGGCTCCACGAGCACAGTTGCCGCGTCCGGCGGGCCTCAAGAAAGCCCGGGGCTCCTGCCTTTCCGGTAG
- a CDS encoding sugar transferase, producing MGSAGATPFAQDGDLVAFPVRDPWYYRASKRLMDILFSGVGILLFLPLMVPLAIIIKLESDGPIFFRQIRVGKGRRHFVCYKFRSMVADAESLKEEISYLNEAEGPMFKIRDDPRITPLGRFLRRSSLDELPQLFNVLKGDMSIVGPRPQIPSEVELYEPWHYRRLEVQPGITCLWQVSGRSSIGFDEWMRLDMEYVKLRSLVFDVKLLLRTLPAIIARRGAY from the coding sequence ATGGGCAGCGCAGGCGCGACGCCGTTCGCGCAGGACGGCGACCTGGTGGCCTTTCCCGTCCGCGATCCCTGGTACTACCGGGCCAGCAAGCGCCTCATGGACATCCTCTTCAGCGGGGTTGGCATCCTGCTGTTCCTGCCGCTGATGGTCCCGCTGGCCATCATCATCAAGCTGGAGAGCGACGGGCCGATCTTCTTCCGGCAGATCCGCGTGGGCAAGGGCAGGCGCCACTTCGTCTGCTACAAGTTCCGTTCGATGGTCGCCGACGCCGAGTCCCTCAAGGAGGAGATCAGCTACCTCAACGAGGCCGAGGGCCCCATGTTCAAGATCCGGGACGATCCCCGGATCACCCCTCTCGGCCGCTTCCTGCGCCGCAGTAGCCTGGACGAGCTGCCGCAGCTCTTCAACGTGCTCAAGGGCGACATGAGCATCGTCGGCCCGCGGCCGCAGATCCCCTCCGAGGTGGAACTCTACGAACCCTGGCACTATCGCCGGCTCGAGGTGCAGCCGGGGATCACCTGCCTCTGGCAGGTGTCGGGGCGGAGCAGCATCGGCTTCGACGAGTGGATGCGACTGGACATGGAGTACGTGAAACTGCGCAGCCTGGTGTTCGACGTGAAGCTCCTCCTGCGCACACTGCCGGCCATCATCGCCAGACGAGGCGCTTACTAG
- a CDS encoding glycosyltransferase: MTHPTELSIRRLLVLASTLGVGGGEKVLASLLRGLRAAGVSVELCYLKSPGPVGEALAADGCASHALGLADTRSPRALPALLRLLRERQPDLLYVQDHHDCLFWGRLAAALHGFLPTLSPVHSSAAGRLRAYRLYNRLLLGLSPNLATLGGWQERALERREGVPRGLWRRIPNPVPDLERFLATEVPAQRQGGAVELVCVAGLRPEKRLERLLRLVDALRRRRTARLTLIGDGPERPRLEALAGELGLGGSLRLLGQRDDIAALLPDHDLFVLGSEEEALPLSVLEAQAAGLPVAAPPHGALPELLGGERGLLLNGDDPAHWAEQIDRFLVAPPSPAAREALRRRVARDHAPERFTARYGRFLAALGGQG, from the coding sequence ATGACCCACCCGACTGAGCTGTCGATCCGCCGCCTGCTCGTCCTGGCCTCCACACTGGGCGTGGGCGGCGGCGAGAAGGTGCTGGCCAGCCTGCTGCGCGGACTGCGCGCGGCGGGTGTCTCGGTGGAGCTCTGCTACCTCAAGTCGCCGGGGCCGGTAGGGGAGGCGCTCGCCGCCGACGGCTGCGCGAGCCATGCGCTCGGACTGGCCGACACGCGTTCGCCGCGCGCCCTGCCGGCGCTCCTGCGCCTGCTGCGCGAGCGACAGCCTGATCTCCTCTACGTCCAGGACCACCACGACTGCCTCTTCTGGGGACGCCTGGCGGCGGCGCTTCACGGCTTCCTGCCGACGCTCTCGCCGGTGCACAGCTCGGCCGCCGGGCGCCTGCGCGCCTACCGTCTCTACAACCGACTCCTGCTCGGCCTGAGTCCGAACCTCGCGACCCTCGGGGGCTGGCAGGAGCGGGCCCTGGAGCGGCGCGAGGGCGTTCCGCGCGGGCTGTGGCGGCGCATCCCGAATCCTGTCCCCGATCTCGAGCGATTCCTGGCGACGGAGGTCCCCGCCCAGCGCCAGGGCGGCGCCGTGGAGCTGGTCTGCGTCGCCGGGCTGCGCCCGGAGAAGCGCCTGGAGCGGCTGCTGCGGCTCGTCGACGCCCTGCGGCGCCGACGCACCGCCCGTCTCACCCTGATCGGCGACGGACCGGAGCGGCCCCGCCTCGAGGCGCTGGCGGGAGAACTCGGGCTGGGCGGATCGCTGCGGCTGCTGGGGCAGCGCGACGACATCGCCGCCCTGCTGCCCGACCACGACCTCTTCGTGCTCGGCAGCGAGGAGGAGGCGCTGCCGCTGAGCGTGCTCGAGGCCCAGGCGGCGGGACTGCCGGTGGCAGCGCCCCCGCACGGGGCGCTGCCGGAGCTTCTCGGCGGCGAGCGCGGGCTGCTGCTGAACGGCGACGACCCCGCGCACTGGGCGGAGCAGATCGACCGCTTCCTCGTCGCGCCCCCGTCCCCGGCGGCGAGGGAGGCGCTGCGGCGGCGCGTGGCCCGGGACCATGCGCCGGAGCGATTCACCGCGCGCTACGGACGCTTCCTGGCCGCGCTCGGAGGGCAGGGCTGA
- a CDS encoding sugar transferase gives MQPHLTLVAAPAVSGAYQRGALAKRAFDIVAAGLGLVILSPLLLLVYLGVRLSSRGPAIYTQRRVGLGGRCFNFFKFRTMVHRSDDSIHRAYSERLINGWNARHDSRAFKMTDDPRITPIGRFLRKCSLDELPQLFNVLRGDMSLVGPRPPIEYEVEYYHEWHKQRLQAKPGISGLWQVSGRSQVPFDEMVMLDIHYMENWSFLLDLKILLRTIPVVIFGVGGY, from the coding sequence ATGCAACCCCACTTGACCCTGGTTGCAGCCCCCGCCGTCTCTGGTGCCTACCAGCGAGGAGCCCTCGCCAAGCGAGCGTTCGACATCGTCGCCGCTGGGCTGGGTCTCGTCATCCTGTCGCCCCTGTTGCTGCTGGTGTACCTGGGTGTACGCCTCAGTTCCAGGGGACCCGCCATTTATACCCAGCGCCGTGTGGGGTTGGGGGGCCGTTGCTTCAACTTCTTCAAGTTCCGGACGATGGTGCATCGAAGCGACGACTCCATCCACCGCGCCTACTCCGAGCGGCTGATCAACGGCTGGAACGCCCGCCACGACAGCCGTGCCTTCAAGATGACGGACGACCCCCGCATCACGCCCATCGGCCGCTTCCTGCGCAAGTGCAGTCTCGACGAACTGCCGCAGCTCTTCAACGTGCTGCGCGGGGACATGAGCCTGGTGGGGCCGCGCCCTCCCATCGAGTACGAGGTCGAGTACTACCACGAGTGGCACAAGCAGCGCCTGCAGGCGAAGCCGGGCATCAGCGGCCTCTGGCAGGTCAGCGGCCGCAGCCAGGTGCCCTTCGACGAGATGGTGATGCTCGACATCCACTACATGGAGAACTGGTCCTTCCTGCTCGACCTCAAGATCCTGCTGCGCACGATCCCGGTGGTCATCTTCGGGGTCGGGGGGTATTGA
- a CDS encoding N-acetyltransferase produces MEGEPLIPEHVRLEAPRHLDPNVLLGYRTGRRDVPLELLIGAGAHLRSGTVIYQGSRIGAGLETGHNVVIREQNSIGEHLSVWNNTVIDYGCVIGNGVKIHSNCYIAQFTEIGDGAFLAPGVTIANDPHPGCPQSAECMRGPIIEAGAQIGVNVTLLPMVRIGARALVGSGAVVTRDVPPETVVYGNPARVGRSIYALGCPVDLRERPYDPPD; encoded by the coding sequence ATGGAGGGTGAGCCGCTGATCCCGGAGCACGTGCGCCTGGAGGCGCCGCGCCATCTCGATCCCAACGTGCTGCTGGGCTACCGCACCGGACGTCGCGACGTCCCGCTGGAGCTGCTGATCGGCGCGGGCGCGCACCTGCGCTCGGGAACGGTGATCTATCAAGGCAGCCGCATCGGGGCCGGGCTCGAGACGGGCCACAACGTCGTCATCCGCGAGCAGAACAGCATCGGCGAGCACCTGTCGGTGTGGAACAACACCGTCATCGACTATGGCTGCGTGATCGGCAACGGCGTCAAGATCCACAGCAATTGCTACATCGCGCAGTTCACGGAGATCGGCGACGGGGCCTTCCTCGCCCCGGGCGTGACCATCGCCAACGATCCCCACCCGGGCTGCCCGCAGTCGGCCGAGTGCATGCGCGGGCCGATCATCGAGGCCGGCGCGCAGATCGGCGTGAACGTCACCCTGCTGCCCATGGTGCGCATCGGCGCGCGGGCGCTGGTGGGCAGCGGCGCGGTGGTGACGCGCGACGTGCCGCCGGAGACGGTGGTCTACGGCAACCCGGCGCGCGTGGGGCGCTCGATCTACGCGCTCGGCTGTCCCGTGGATCTGCGCGAACGACCCTATGACCCACCCGACTGA
- a CDS encoding polysaccharide export protein codes for MTVHTIHEAATLQEEGIAVPEPRYLLGPGDVLRATFVGETALDSNVKVSPDGRVLLPLLDQPILAAGLTLEELQSAIVDSLTRYLVDPQVFVHLVELGSQHVFVLGEVRTPQLAKSEPLTLAGAIAACGGLTPDGQKKQVIVIRRVPGQDPVVFDINFSKLLKGESLLPDIPLQRYDIVVVPKSRVANLRDFVDAAFGNSLVALRFGLDAIVFENALSKELNLYYSN; via the coding sequence GTGACGGTCCACACCATTCACGAGGCCGCCACGCTGCAGGAGGAGGGCATCGCGGTCCCCGAGCCGCGCTACCTGCTCGGGCCCGGCGACGTCCTGCGCGCCACCTTCGTGGGGGAGACCGCCCTCGACTCGAACGTCAAGGTCAGCCCGGACGGGCGCGTGCTGCTGCCGCTGCTGGACCAGCCCATCCTCGCCGCCGGCCTGACGCTGGAAGAGCTGCAGAGCGCCATCGTGGACAGCCTGACGCGCTACCTCGTGGACCCGCAGGTCTTCGTGCATCTCGTCGAGCTGGGCAGCCAGCACGTCTTCGTGCTGGGGGAGGTGCGCACGCCGCAGCTGGCCAAGTCGGAGCCGCTCACGCTGGCGGGCGCCATCGCCGCCTGCGGCGGTCTGACGCCGGACGGGCAGAAGAAGCAGGTGATCGTCATCCGTCGCGTCCCGGGGCAGGACCCCGTGGTCTTCGACATCAACTTCTCCAAGCTGCTCAAGGGCGAGTCGCTGCTGCCGGACATTCCGCTGCAGCGCTACGACATCGTGGTCGTGCCCAAGAGCCGCGTGGCGAACCTGCGCGACTTCGTGGACGCGGCCTTCGGCAACAGCCTCGTCGCGCTGCGCTTCGGCCTCGACGCCATCGTCTTCGAGAACGCGCTGTCCAAGGAACTCAACCTCTACTACTCCAACTAG
- a CDS encoding glycosyltransferase has product MRVLQVNKFLYRKGGAEIVCLGLGDALRAAGHEVCYFGMDDPRNVATDDADLYPATVDYHARRGALRKAREAMRTIYGVQARRGMAALLDRRRPAIVHAHNIYHQLTPSILAPARDRGIPVLLTLHDLKLQCPVYLFLRDGKLCEECLGRMPWPVLAHRCKDGGLAESAVLFAEAALHRLLGSYARGVTLFTAPSVFLREKMIAGGVPAERIVHLPNALPFGEDVLAAPYAPPPRRDRPRLFWAGRVSPEKGLGTLLRAVARCDAPVELQLAGDGPADAALRALADELGLRDRVEWLGRLPRGDIAARVREADGCIVPSECYENAPLSVLESMALGRAPLVSDLGGLPELVDDDSGWRFSAGDPAALAACLAAWAADPSERERRGRAAHANARARFSPQVVLDQTLALYERALRNA; this is encoded by the coding sequence ATGCGGGTTCTGCAGGTCAACAAGTTCCTCTACCGGAAGGGCGGGGCGGAGATCGTCTGCCTCGGTCTGGGCGACGCCCTGCGGGCGGCCGGCCACGAGGTCTGCTACTTCGGCATGGACGACCCGCGCAACGTCGCGACGGATGACGCCGACCTCTACCCGGCGACCGTGGACTACCACGCCCGGCGCGGCGCGCTGCGCAAGGCGCGCGAGGCGATGCGCACGATCTACGGCGTCCAGGCGCGCCGCGGCATGGCGGCGCTGCTGGATCGTCGACGCCCCGCGATCGTGCATGCGCACAACATCTACCATCAGCTCACCCCGTCGATCCTGGCGCCTGCGCGGGACCGCGGCATCCCGGTGCTGCTGACCTTGCACGACCTGAAGCTGCAGTGCCCGGTCTACCTGTTCCTGCGCGACGGCAAGCTCTGCGAGGAGTGCCTCGGGCGCATGCCCTGGCCGGTGCTCGCGCATCGCTGCAAGGACGGCGGCCTCGCGGAGAGCGCGGTGCTCTTCGCGGAGGCGGCCCTGCACCGATTGCTCGGGAGCTATGCGCGCGGCGTGACGCTCTTCACCGCGCCGAGCGTTTTCCTGCGCGAGAAGATGATCGCCGGCGGGGTGCCGGCCGAGCGCATCGTCCACCTGCCGAATGCGCTGCCCTTCGGCGAGGACGTCCTCGCCGCGCCCTACGCGCCGCCGCCCCGGCGCGATCGCCCGCGGCTCTTCTGGGCGGGGCGGGTGAGCCCGGAGAAGGGTCTCGGCACGCTGCTGCGGGCTGTCGCGCGCTGCGACGCGCCGGTGGAGCTCCAGCTCGCTGGAGACGGCCCCGCCGACGCGGCCCTGCGCGCGCTGGCGGACGAGCTCGGTCTTCGCGACCGCGTCGAGTGGCTGGGGCGGCTGCCCCGCGGCGACATCGCGGCGCGGGTGCGCGAGGCCGACGGCTGCATCGTCCCCAGCGAGTGCTACGAGAACGCGCCGCTCTCCGTGCTCGAGTCGATGGCGCTGGGGCGGGCCCCGCTGGTCAGCGATCTGGGCGGGCTGCCCGAACTGGTGGACGACGACAGCGGCTGGCGCTTTTCCGCGGGCGATCCCGCAGCCCTGGCGGCCTGCCTGGCGGCGTGGGCGGCGGACCCGTCGGAGAGGGAGCGCCGAGGCCGCGCCGCCCACGCGAACGCCCGGGCGCGCTTCTCGCCGCAAGTGGTTCTGGACCAGACCCTTGCGCTCTACGAGCGCGCCCTGCGGAACGCCTGA